One part of the Vitis riparia cultivar Riparia Gloire de Montpellier isolate 1030 chromosome 8, EGFV_Vit.rip_1.0, whole genome shotgun sequence genome encodes these proteins:
- the LOC117920510 gene encoding transcription initiation factor TFIID subunit 8, translated as MSDGGEDDRRNSDNNAPKRAGPDEFGRAVSKIAVAQICESVGFEGFQDSALQALSNIAVRYLCDVGKTANFCANLAGRTQCNVFDVIRGLEDLGSSEGFSGASGVDQCIVSSGTVREIVEYVNSAKEIPFAQPVPRFPVVRNCKATPSFVQMGETPVGKHIPPWLPAFPDSHTYIQTPMWNERATDPRADKLEQARQRRKAERSLLSLQQRLVCNGSASASTSVGRCDDAEASRAAEGNPYLASPLQFGEKDVSTVVLPAKLLDDLVVDNHVSVLETFAPAIEAVKNSFVDSGESEKNVVPEKRSAVHFKLRTGKKILGESVDLRLKNKSVGKVVSLIGRDEERDDKKRRAEYILRQSMENPQELTQL; from the coding sequence ATGAGCGATGGAGGTGAGGACGACAGGAGAAACAGTGACAACAATGCGCCGAAGAGAGCAGGGCCTGACGAGTTTGGCCGGGCGGTATCGAAGATTGCGGTGGCACAGATATGCGAGAGCGTCGGGTTTGAGGGCTTCCAGGATTCCGCGCTGCAAGCACTGTCCAATATTGCCGTCCGATACCTTTGCGACGTGGGAAAGACGGCGAATTTCTGTGCGAATTTAGCTGGTAGAACACAATGTAATGTGTTTGATGTTATTCGAGGGTTGGAGGATTTGGGTTCGTCGGAGGGGTTTTCGGGTGCGTCGGGGGTTGATCAATGTATTGTGAGTTCGGGCACGGTGAGGGAGATTGTGGAGTATGTAAACTCGGCTAAGGAGATTCCATTTGCTCAGCCCGTGCCTAGGTTTCCTGTGGTTCGGAATTGTAAAGCGACACCAAGTTTTGTGCAAATGGGGGAAACTCCTGTTGGCAAGCATATACCACCGTGGTTGCCGGCTTTTCCTGATTCCCACACATATATTCAGACGCCAATGTGGAATGAGAGGGCGACGGATCCCAGGGCAGATAAATTGGAGCAAGCTAGGCAGAGGAGGAAGGCGGAGAGGTCTTTGTTGAGTTTACAGCAGCGATTGGTTTGTAATGGCTCAGCATCTGCTTCCACCTCGGTGGGACGATGTGATGATGCTGAGGCATCTCGGGCAGCTGAGGGAAACCCATATCTTGCTTCGCCATTGCAATTTGGAGAGAAAGATGTCTCTACAGTTGTTTTGCCAGCTAAGCTTTTGGATGACTTGGTTGTAGATAACCATGTTTCCGTGCTAGAGACATTTGCACCGGCTATTGAAGCAGTGAAGAATTCGTTTGTTGATTCAGGGGAAAGTGAGAAAAATGTTGTTCCTGAGAAAAGGTCTGCTGTTCATTTTAAGTTGAGAACTGGCAAGAAAATTTTAGGCGAATCTGTGGATTTGAGGCTTAAGAACAAGAGTGTGGGGAAAGTAGTGTCATTGATTGGGCGGGATGAGGAGAGGGATGACAAGAAAAGAAGAGCTGAATACATTCTTAGACAATCCATGGAAAACCCACAGGAACTCACTCAGTTGTAA